One Bacteriovorax sp. PP10 DNA window includes the following coding sequences:
- the sucC gene encoding ADP-forming succinate--CoA ligase subunit beta, protein MNVHEYQAKDLMRKFGIKVLKGEVAKTVEEAVKGAEKLGGKIWVVKAQIHAGGRGKAGGVKLAKSLDEVKKYATDILHSTLVTHQTGPEGKKVNTLLIEEGCNIAKEFYLGIVLDRNTSKVTFMASKEGGVEIEEVVHNNPDAIVKVAVEPGAGYQPYIGRILSNALGLDAAQAKEADAFYKGLYKLYVETDCSIAEINPLVLTADNQMIALDAKLNFDENAMFRHPDVAAYRDLTEESAKEVEASKYGLSYIELDGNIGCLVNGAGLAMATLDIVQLNGGNAANFLDVGGGATKEAVEQAFRIILSDENVKAILVNIFGGIMKCDIIAEGVVAAAKAVSLNVPLVVRLEGTNVELGRKILNESGLAITAAKDLGDAAVKVVAAAKGA, encoded by the coding sequence GATTTGATGCGCAAATTTGGTATTAAAGTATTAAAAGGTGAAGTCGCAAAAACTGTTGAAGAAGCAGTAAAAGGTGCGGAAAAACTTGGTGGAAAAATTTGGGTTGTTAAAGCTCAGATCCATGCAGGTGGTAGAGGAAAAGCTGGCGGTGTTAAACTTGCTAAGTCTCTAGACGAAGTAAAAAAATATGCAACTGATATTCTTCATTCAACTCTGGTAACTCACCAGACTGGTCCTGAAGGAAAAAAAGTAAACACACTTCTAATTGAAGAAGGGTGTAACATCGCTAAGGAATTTTACTTAGGGATCGTACTAGACAGAAACACTTCTAAAGTTACATTCATGGCCTCTAAAGAAGGTGGAGTGGAGATTGAAGAAGTTGTTCACAACAATCCAGATGCAATCGTAAAAGTTGCTGTAGAGCCAGGTGCTGGATACCAACCATACATTGGAAGAATTCTTTCAAACGCTCTTGGATTAGATGCTGCTCAAGCAAAAGAAGCAGACGCTTTCTACAAAGGTTTATACAAACTTTATGTTGAAACTGACTGTTCAATCGCAGAAATTAACCCACTGGTTTTAACTGCAGACAACCAAATGATCGCACTAGATGCGAAATTAAACTTTGATGAAAACGCAATGTTCAGACACCCTGATGTTGCTGCTTACAGAGACCTAACTGAAGAATCAGCTAAAGAAGTTGAAGCTTCAAAATACGGTCTTTCATACATTGAACTTGATGGAAACATCGGGTGTCTTGTAAACGGTGCTGGTCTTGCTATGGCAACTCTGGATATCGTTCAACTTAACGGTGGAAACGCTGCGAACTTCCTAGATGTAGGCGGTGGAGCAACGAAAGAAGCTGTAGAGCAAGCATTCAGAATTATTCTTTCTGATGAAAACGTAAAAGCAATTCTTGTTAACATCTTCGGTGGGATCATGAAATGTGACATCATCGCAGAAGGTGTAGTTGCTGCTGCAAAAGCTGTTTCTCTAAACGTTCCACTAGTGGTTCGTCTTGAAGGAACAAACGTAGAGCTTGGAAGAAAAATCTTAAATGAATCTGGATTAGCAATCACTGCTGCGAAAGATTTAGGCGACGCTGCTGTAAAAGTAGTTGCTGCTGCAAAGGGAGCGTAA